One Nocardia sp. BMG111209 DNA segment encodes these proteins:
- a CDS encoding Gfo/Idh/MocA family protein, with protein MRPLRVAVLGDEHVHTADHLAAIAACADAELCHAIDEADAAVICSPTGRHREWLRIAAASCLPVLVEKPLAATVAETALLAASVRSGAAVTAMFLRCAPALQRVRSLLAEGVLGEIVSAELRFGHPGLPERMFEGPASWMLDPVQGATGALGDLGIHLIDLLLWLRPAEPISVHGAHLRRHPGVAVEVGGAALCGWGAASVTIEGSWTSRPGGLRLRIDGTLDTLAVHDGRLTVGGAVERHDPQSAGAVTLAFLAGLRGRTTWQAPTAADVLTCAAVLDRISAAAQRAAM; from the coding sequence ATGAGGCCCTTGCGCGTCGCGGTGCTGGGCGACGAGCACGTGCACACCGCCGATCACCTCGCGGCCATCGCCGCCTGTGCGGACGCCGAACTCTGTCACGCGATCGACGAGGCGGACGCGGCGGTGATCTGCTCGCCGACCGGCCGCCACCGCGAATGGCTGCGGATCGCCGCGGCGTCGTGCCTGCCCGTTCTCGTGGAGAAACCGCTGGCGGCCACTGTGGCGGAAACCGCGCTGCTGGCCGCGTCGGTCCGCTCCGGGGCGGCCGTGACGGCGATGTTCCTGCGCTGCGCACCGGCACTACAGCGGGTCAGGTCGTTGCTGGCCGAAGGCGTGCTGGGCGAGATCGTCAGCGCGGAACTGCGATTCGGGCATCCCGGGCTACCGGAGCGGATGTTCGAGGGACCGGCCTCCTGGATGCTCGACCCGGTCCAGGGGGCCACCGGCGCGCTCGGCGATCTGGGCATCCACCTGATCGATCTGTTGCTGTGGTTGCGGCCCGCCGAGCCGATCTCCGTGCACGGGGCCCACCTGCGCCGGCATCCCGGTGTCGCGGTCGAGGTGGGCGGTGCGGCGCTGTGCGGCTGGGGTGCGGCGTCGGTCACGATCGAGGGCTCCTGGACATCGCGTCCCGGTGGGCTGCGGCTGCGCATCGACGGCACCCTGGACACCCTCGCGGTGCACGACGGCCGGTTGACCGTCGGCGGTGCCGTCGAACGGCACGACCCGCAGTCGGCGGGCGCCGTGACGCTGGCGTTCCTGGCCGGCCTGCGCGGTCGAACCACCTGGCAGGCACCCACCGCCGCGGACGTGCTCACCTGTGCGGCAGTGCTGGACCGGATATCGGCCGCCGCTCAGCGTGCGGCGATGTGA